Sequence from the Dehalococcoidia bacterium genome:
TTCCCAAGCTGTTCACCGATACCACTCCTGAGTTCTGGGACAAGCTGATTGCTGTTAACTACAAAGGAATGCTCAATTGTACCAGGGCAGCTTTGGATCCGATGATAGCCCAGAAGAGCGGGGCCATCGTCAGCATCAGTTCGGAAGCAGGCCGTATCGGAGAATTCAGGGAAGCGGTCTACGCTGGCACAAAAGGTGGAGTCATAGCCTTCAGTAAGGCCATTGCCAGGGAGAACGGCCCTAAAGGAATAAGGGTAAATGTGGTTTGTCCCGGGATGACGGTTCCTGATAAAGACGAGATCGGAGAACAGAGTGTCTGGCAGAAGACTCTGGCTATGTTCCCTCCGGATGCTCTGGAGAAGATCGCCAAGGGTTATCCGCTTCGTCGCGTAGGAAAAGCTAAGGATGTGGCCGATGCCGTGGTATTCCTGGCTTCGGATGCAGCCGGCTATATTACCGGACAAACACTGAGCGTCAGCGGCGGCTATAGCATGATGTAGCCCAAATCCCTGTAAGAGGGTTTGATTCATAGATTTGTTAGATCGCCTGTTGCCGGGATATGAAGGGTGGCAGGTTCTGACTGGAGGGACAGCAATGGACTTAAGATATACAGCGGAGCAAGAGGCGTTTCGCCAGGAAATCCGCGATTTTCTCGAGAAAAACAAGGAAATCTGCGAAAGGGCGATGCACGAGGAAGAAGAGGGGAGTATGGGGGATGACACGAAGAAGGTTCGGCGCCTTCTGGGGGCAAAGGGTTATCTGACTCCTCAGTGGCCTAAAGAATGGGGTGGCCTTGGCAGGACGAACACCGATAAGTACATTGTCGATGAGGAACTGGCGTATGCTATTGGAACCGGAGCACATGGGGCAGCGGAAGGCATGGCGGGCCCGGTCATATTAGGTTCCGGCAGCGAGCAGCAGAAGAAGGAGTTCTTGCCCCGGATTGCCCGAGGAGAGATCGAGTTTGCCCTGGGATATTCCGAACCCGAGGCCGGTTCGGATCTGGTTAACCTGCAGATGCGCGCCATTAGAGACGGAGATCACTATGTTGTCAACGGCCAGAAGGTATTTAACACCGCCTGTCACTATGCGG
This genomic interval carries:
- a CDS encoding SDR family oxidoreductase — encoded protein: MDLGLSGKTVIVTGGASNIGRGISLAFAKEGVNLAIADLDIAQAEKTAADAVKLGAKKAIAIKTDVTDMDNVQAMVKQVLADCGRVDVLVNNVGFDIPKLFTDTTPEFWDKLIAVNYKGMLNCTRAALDPMIAQKSGAIVSISSEAGRIGEFREAVYAGTKGGVIAFSKAIARENGPKGIRVNVVCPGMTVPDKDEIGEQSVWQKTLAMFPPDALEKIAKGYPLRRVGKAKDVADAVVFLASDAAGYITGQTLSVSGGYSMM